The Clostridioides sp. ES-S-0010-02 genome window below encodes:
- a CDS encoding AraC family transcriptional regulator, whose amino-acid sequence MDYLKYFEKAIIYIENNLKEDISVNDVAKESGYSYYHLTRLFKSMFGESVGSYIKKRRLVNSSKELLYSDKKVLDIAIDSGFESSEAFSRAFKSIYKVSPIEYRKNRIDVFVGKKKKLELDFMKHLVENVTIKPVIKEIDSIKVIGIKEKVTLEDESLPSLWEKFREVYNMVPNTLPSNRAFGICEATPQIHLLSETMEFNEIIGLEVSSYENIPSLFVSKNIDGGKYAVFTHTGSLDKLDKTYEYIWGTWFLSTKEKIDIRDDFEIYDERFLGPDNVDSQIDICIPIK is encoded by the coding sequence TTGGATTACTTAAAGTATTTTGAAAAAGCTATAATATATATTGAAAATAACTTAAAAGAAGATATAAGTGTAAATGATGTAGCAAAAGAATCTGGATACTCTTATTATCATTTAACACGTTTATTTAAGTCTATGTTTGGTGAGAGTGTAGGAAGTTATATAAAAAAAAGAAGATTAGTTAATAGTTCTAAAGAACTTTTATACAGTGATAAAAAGGTACTAGATATAGCAATTGATAGTGGTTTTGAATCTTCAGAAGCATTTAGTAGAGCATTTAAATCTATATACAAGGTCAGTCCCATAGAATATAGAAAAAATAGAATAGATGTATTTGTTGGAAAGAAGAAAAAATTAGAATTAGATTTTATGAAACATTTAGTTGAAAATGTAACAATCAAACCAGTTATAAAAGAGATAGATTCAATAAAAGTAATTGGTATAAAAGAAAAAGTAACACTAGAAGATGAGTCATTACCTAGTTTGTGGGAAAAATTTAGAGAAGTATACAATATGGTGCCAAACACTTTGCCATCAAACAGAGCATTTGGAATTTGTGAAGCAACTCCACAAATACATCTACTTAGTGAAACTATGGAATTTAACGAAATAATAGGGCTTGAAGTTAGTAGCTATGAAAATATACCAAGTTTATTTGTTTCAAAAAATATTGATGGAGGAAAATACGCTGTATTCACTCATACTGGTAGCTTGGACAAGCTAGATAAAACTTATGAATATATATGGGGAACTTGGTTCTTAAGCACAAAGGAAAAAATTGATATAAGAGATGATTTCGAGATATATGATGAAAGATTTTTAGGACCTGATAATGTAGATTCACAGATTGATATTTGTATACCTATAAAATAA
- a CDS encoding linear amide C-N hydrolase, with protein sequence METLKVRTFELCGTNYEIGYELGKSIVNIPELIGEQINKSNVLTKEEENHMVELFDKYCPGLNEELQGFADAIHVNQNQILYYTMTYLRPGCSQVALAPELTENGHVLFARNFDFSHKMEDFVLCKTKVAGKYAHIGTTVMQFGRTEGMNECGLGVSQSSCGLPVGNSEGLRKPAVVGLQFWAVIRYLLENCKDVEEALVYIEDMPIAYNINLLIADKSGNIALVETLDGRKDINRINKAESERESFLHSTNHVHIEELHKLEPQSMSNSIHRYKLIKEYIESSKKIGEKDLINLLTSKYPQGLSCNYYNDFFGTLKSIVMDLTMGKFNILWGGLEDNGWNSYYLNDNFKYTTQLVNINIEKSPSDFFKLIE encoded by the coding sequence ATGGAGACTTTAAAAGTAAGAACTTTCGAATTATGTGGTACAAATTATGAAATAGGGTATGAGTTAGGAAAATCAATTGTAAATATACCAGAGTTGATAGGTGAACAAATTAATAAATCTAATGTTTTAACTAAAGAAGAAGAAAATCATATGGTGGAGTTATTTGATAAATATTGTCCAGGGCTTAATGAAGAATTACAAGGTTTTGCTGATGCTATTCATGTAAATCAGAATCAAATTTTATACTATACTATGACATATCTTAGACCAGGTTGTAGTCAAGTTGCATTAGCACCAGAATTAACTGAAAATGGTCATGTACTATTTGCACGTAATTTTGACTTTTCACACAAGATGGAGGATTTTGTATTATGCAAAACTAAGGTAGCTGGTAAATACGCACATATTGGGACTACAGTAATGCAGTTTGGTAGAACTGAGGGAATGAATGAATGTGGTTTAGGTGTGAGTCAGTCATCTTGTGGTTTACCTGTAGGTAATTCAGAGGGACTGAGAAAGCCAGCTGTTGTAGGTTTACAATTTTGGGCTGTTATTAGATATTTGTTGGAAAACTGTAAGGATGTAGAGGAAGCATTGGTATATATAGAAGACATGCCAATAGCATATAATATTAATTTATTGATTGCAGATAAGTCTGGAAATATTGCACTTGTAGAAACTTTAGATGGAAGAAAAGACATAAATAGAATAAATAAGGCAGAAAGTGAAAGGGAATCATTTTTGCATTCTACAAATCATGTCCATATTGAGGAACTTCATAAACTAGAACCACAATCAATGAGCAATTCTATTCATAGATATAAATTAATTAAAGAGTATATAGAAAGTTCTAAAAAGATTGGAGAGAAAGATTTAATTAATTTATTGACTTCAAAATATCCACAAGGTCTATCTTGTAATTATTATAATGATTTTTTTGGAACTTTAAAAAGTATAGTTATGGACCTAACTATGGGAAAATTTAATATTTTATGGGGTGGATTGGAAGACAATGGTTGGAATAGTTACTATTTAAATGATAACTTTAAGTATACAACACAACTTGTAAATATAAATATAGAGAAATCACCATCAGATTTTTTTAAATTAATTGAATAA